A segment of the Vibrio sp. YMD68 genome:
ATGAGCGTTTATCAATGGCAACCATAGTGACAATCATAGCTACAATCATAGCGACAACTGTTGATACCGTCATCGCAACAACTAAAGCGACAGCTATTTCATCAAATAAAACAGCGCCTTTCAGCCAATGCCATTGATAAACTTCGTTAAATGTACAATTAATTGGCACCTATACCTAATTTGCACCTACGCCTAATTTGCACGAACACTAATGAGTCGAAGATCAACATTTTGTGTTCTGTTCATGTCCGTAATCACTGAATATCGTGTATCGGTAATAAAGCGTAATTTTCCATCCACTTCGATACGAGCACTAACACTGTAAGTGTGCCTCTGCTGTATTTTATTGCTGTCATAAGCCAAATCAAAATTGAACGGCACTTGTGAACCATTGGTTTCAAAACGGTGCTTAGCAATAACGACCGCTGGCGCATCGGCTAATGAGACATCTTGCAACGTAACAGTGACCAGCGCGTTCTCGGGAAGAGCAATACGCTCACGGTAAGAGACCGTACCCGTGATAGATTCAACATGGCTTGAATCCACTTGTTTCTCTGAAGACTGACAACCCACTAATGCAGCGCCGAATATTATCGACATAATAACCAGTAGTGCCTTTTTCATAAAATCTCTCTTAAAATAGTAAAATCGAAGCAATTGTATGCTCGGTTTGATAACCTGTCACGGTGATACATAAGATGCTGACAACTTTTTGACTGTGTTAGAATTTCGACCATCTTATGATTAATGTTTAGTAAACAAAATAGATAAGGTCAAAAATTAATGAGTAACGCCTTGAAAGAACTGTTAAGTCTTCTTCAGTTAGAAAAACTAGAGGAAGGGCTTTTTAGAGGTCAAAGTGAAAACCTTGGTTTGCCTCAAGTATATGGGGGGCAAGTGATTGGACAAGCACTCTCAGCTTCACGATATACGGTTCCTTCAGACAGAACCGTGCACTCATTTCATAGCTATTTTCTTTACCCAGGCGATCCCGAAAAACCGATTATTTACGATGTTGAAAACCTGCGTGATGGCAAAAGCTTTAGCACAAGACGAGTGAAAGCCATCCAAAATGGTCGCCCTATCTTTTACCTGACCGCTTCCTACCATGGCGATGAACCGGGTTTTGAACATCAAAACACCATGCCAGAGGTTCTTGGCCCTGAAAACTATGTGTCTGAAACCGAACTGGCGGCACAAGTAGAGCACCTTTTGCCTGAAAAGCTTAAAAAGATTTTCTGTGGTGATAAAGCCATTGAAGTGCGCCCTGTGACTATCGTAAACCCACTAAACCCGAAAAAAGAAGAGCCAAAGCAATACCTTTGGATGAAAGCAAATGGCGATATGCCCGACAGTCAACTCATCCACCAATATTTGTTGGCTTACGCGTCAGACTGGGGATTTTTAGTCACCGCACTTCACCCTCATGAAGTGTCATTAATGACACCCAAGTTCCAAGTGGCAACGATTGATCACTCTATTTGGTTCCACCGCCCATTCAAAATGGATGAATGGCTGCTGTTTGCTATTGATAGCCCAACCGCCTGTAACACTCGAGGGTTAGTTCGTGGGGAAATCTACAATCGCCAAGGTCACTTAGTCGCCAGTGCCGTCCAAGAAGGCGTCATGCGATTTACTCAGTAATCATGACGCGCACTACTTCGCATAAAGCCTTAGCTTCTAGCTTCTAGCTTCTAGCTTCTTAACTTATTAGCTTATTAGCTTCTTAGCTTCTTAGCTTCTTAGCTTCAATCAGCTCGGGCTTTATGCCAATCATCTATGGCTTTGCTTTATATTGGTAAAGCTGTGGTGTATTTAAGAGGCTCCATCGCAAAGGTCGACGTCACATCCGAAAGGCCATCGACACTGTTCACCAGACGCTTATAAAACTCGTCGAAGCACTTCATATCCTTAACCAGAACTTTGAGCATGTAATCATACTCACCCGCCATCCGGTAGAACTCCATCACTTCAGGAAACTCAACTGCGGTCTCAACAAAATGGCGATACCATTCATGAGAGTGATCGCTGGTTTTGATCATAACAAAGGCGGTAAATGACAGCCCGAGTCGTTCAGGGTTTAGCAAGGCAACTCGCTTTTCAATCACTCCTGCTTCTTCCAGTTTTTTAAGCCTCTTCCAGCATGGCGTTGAAGTTAAATTGACCGATTCCGCTAAGTCATTCAGCGATATCGTTCCATCGGCTTGTAACAGCCTTAGCAGTCGCTTATCTATTTCATCAAGTTTCATTTCGATACAAGCCAGTAATGGAGAAAATAATTCTCCCATTATTGGTTTATACAGGTAAATAAGCAAAGTTTTTCTCTTGAATTATCGTTAGATTATGGACATACCAAATCGAAGGAATCACCTTATGTGTACTGATCATAACTGGATTAACAATGCGATCCGTAAAATTGAAGCCGACTTTCAACGCTCTGCAGATACTCACCTCATTAAGCTTGAATTACCCAGTATCGAAGGCATCGATGTTTATCTTAAAGACGAAAGTACACACCCAACGGGATCTTTAAAGCACCGTTTAGCACGTTCTCTATTTTTGTACGCAATCTGTAATGGTTGGGTAGGCCCAAAAACCACGATCATCGAATCATCTTCAGGCAGCACCGCGGTTTCTGAAGCCTATTTTGCTCGTCTTCTTGGCTTGCCATTTATTGCGGTTATGCCCAAAAGTACCGCGGTTAAAAAGATCGAACAAATTGAATTTTACGGTGGGAAAGCACATCTGGTTGACCGTTCTGACGAAATTTATGCCGAATCATACCGCTTAGCAAAAGAGCTAGATGGTCACTATATGGATCAATTCACTTACGCAGAACGCGCTACCGATTGGCGCGGTAATAACAATATTGCTAATTCGATCTTTAGCCAAATGGAACGTGAAGATCACCCCATTCCTGACTGGGTTGTGATGAGCCCAGGAACAGGGGGAACGTCAGCAACCATTGGTCGCTTTATTCGTTACCAACAACACAATACCAAACTGTGCGTAGTAGACCCTGAAAACTCGGTATTCCACGACTATTTTAAGACGGGTGATGCAACCATAAAAGGTGACTGCGGAAGTAAAATAGAAGGCATTGGTCGCCCTCGTGTCGAACCCAGTTTCATCCCTGGTGTGGTGGATGAAATGCGTACCATTCCCGATGCAGCGAGTGTTGCCACGGCTCACTGGCTAGAAAACATCCTAGGCCGTAAAGCGGGCGCTTCAACAGGTACCAATCTCTATGGTGTTCTTCAGTTAGCGAGTGAGATGAAAAAACGTGGAGAGACTGGATCGATCGTCACTCTTCTATGTGACAGTGGAGAGCGCTATTTAGATACGTATTACGATGAGAAATGGGTCGCGGATAATATTGGCGATTTAAGGCCGTATTTAGACAAGCTCGATACCTTTTCTGAAACAGGCCACCTTGACTAGCTTAAAAGTTAAGAACATCGCTAAGAAGAATAAATGACGCTATAAAAAAAGACGCTTTAAAAGAGAAAAAATAGAAGCCGCTATCTTATGAAATAACATTCATTGATAGCGGCTTCTTTATCTTTTGATTTCGACTTTGTTGAGAGCGACTGAATGCTACAGCTTGTGTCTGCCTAACAGTGAATGAGACAAGGTCGTGCCATCCACGAGTTCAAGTTCACCACCGACAGGCACACCGTGTGCAATACGACTCGCTGAAACCTGATGTTCTCGGCAAAGCTCAGCAATGTATTGCGCTGTGGCTTCCCCTTCAACCGTTGGGTTCGTTGCCAAAATCACTTCAGTAATGTCCTTCTGACGAAGGCGAAAATCAAGCATATCGAGGCCAATGTCACTGGGGCCAATCCCGTCTAATGGCGACAAATGCCCCATTAACACAAAATATCGCCCAGAGAATTGCCCTGTTGCTTCCACTGCTGCAATATCGGCAGGGCTTTCTACCACACAGAGCAAGCCATTAGCTTGACGTTTAGGATTACTGCAAATATGGCAAACCTCTTCTTCCGTAAAGGTTCGACATTCGGTGCAGTGACCAATCTCGGTCATGGCTTGGCTGAGTGCATCGGCAAGCTGTAAGCCGCCTTTTCTATCGCGCTGTAACAAATGAAAGGCCATACGCTGTGCCGACTTGGGGCCAACCCCAGGCAGACAACGTAAGGCCTCCATCAAATGCTCCAGCATATGACTGGTACGCATCTATAATTCGCTTATTTAGTTCAAAAAGCTAATGACAATAAGCTTGAGCTTTAAAACGGCATCTTCATACCTGGTGGTAATTGCATACCGCCAGTTACACTCGCCATTTTTTCTTTTTGAGTCTCTTCTACACGGCGTGCTGCATCGTTAAATGCCGCTGCGATAAGATCTTCAAGCATCTCTTTATCGTCTTCCATTAAGCTCTCGTCAATTTCTACACGACGAGTGCTGTGGCTGCCTGTGATCGTTACTTTAACAAGGCCAGCACCAGCTTCACCGGTCACTTCCATGCTTGCGATTTCTTCTTGAAGCTTTTGCATGCGCTCTTGCATTTGCTGGGCTTGCTTCATCATGTTGCCCATACCGCCTTTACCAAACATTCGCGTCTCTCTGGTTATTGGGTGTTTCGTTATTTATGGGGTTGACGTTGTTTAAATTCAACCCCACGGATTCTATATTATCTGAGTGTCAATTCCGTTGGCTTATCGTCAATTCGTGTTCCATTAAATAGGCCGGACACTGTCTCTGTCTAAGGTAGCTGCAAACCGTTTTTCAATAAACTGGACATTGTTGTCCGCTGCTAAACTGTCAAAAGCTTGTTGTAACTTTCCTTGGTAAAGTTTTTCTCTCAACTCTAAGGGTGTTTCACCACTTTCGCCCACTTCAACCACCAACTGACACTCGTTCCCCTTCACTCGGCTAAGCGCCTGCTGTAATTCCTGACAGGCTCGTTCGGTGTTCAAATGAGCTTGTGCACTTCGTAACGTTAAGTTCACCGTATTCCCTTCTTGGCGATACGATGAATTGAGAGCTAATTGTTCAACAAGTTTTGCGGTTTCTAGCTTTTGGATGAGTGCAGCCCATTCACTTTGCTCGATAGATTCGCTCATTAACCGATCCACCATTTCTGGTGTTTTGATGTGCTCTAGAGCCGCTTTGATTTGAGTGGGTGTGAGTCCATTATCTTGCTTTGGCGCAATAGGCTTTGACGCTTTCCACTGGTAGGGTTCGTCCCCACTGGCTTGAGCGTTGTCCGTCCCTTCGATCAGTGAGGAATGAGAACTTAGCGACACCGGCGCTGTTCCTGAGTGCTTTTTAGCCACACGATCAAGGACAGTTTCTGATTTAGCGGATGCCGCTCTAGGCTTTTTTGGTCGTGAATCCTGAACTTGTAGAGTGGTTCTTGGCGATCCCGTAGGCTGATCTTTTGAAGCATTTGGCGCAGATTTCAACCCTTGGCGTTGCGAACGTAATTGGTGACGCAAGCCACTCAATGGTGACGACGCTGTTTTTGTAGGCTCAGGGTTCACTGGCGTCTGAGGCGGTATCACCTCGGATTGAGCCGCTTGAGGTAGCTCTGAATCCATTTGCTGTGTTCTTGAATGAACCCTGTGTTCTTGGGGCACATAAGGCGCTTCTTCCTCGGGCATATAGCCATGAGAGGCTCGGTCATATTGATCATACGATGACGGGGTTAATTCACTACCAGCCACACCGCTGTTCATACCGCCACGATTGACCACACCATTTTCAGCAGCGGGTTGCTGAGTCGGTTGATTCGTCATAGGTGTTGCCGTTTTTTGTGCGGTGGCCATTGCTGTTGTAGCCATTGGATCGCTATCCATTGACGTACTCGCCATCGGCGCTCTAGAGCTGTCTATTGCAGCCGAATGCTGAGGCTGATTCTGGGCGGCAACAGGGGCATCGCTCAACTGGGTAGAAATACGATTTGTACCCGTCACTGTCGCAGGACGAAACGCTAACATGCGTAATACAATCATTTCTAAGCCCATACGAGCACTCGGCGCGTGAGCAAGATCGCTGCGGCCTTTTAAAACAATTTGGTAATACAGTTGAATGTCTTGTGGGCTCAAAGCTTGCGAAAGCAGCTCGACTTTTTCAGCGTCTGGCTGCTCTTTATCAAGCGTGACTGGTAACGCTTGATACATCGCCATCCGATGAAGCTGCGCCGCGAGTTGTTGCAACAAGCCATCCCACTCGACGCCATTTTCAGCCAACTTTTCAATGCAGTCCATCGCCATCTTGGGTTGCTTGTGGCTGATCGCTTCCAGCAGATGCATCGCTTGGTCAGTGTCTAATGTACCAAGCATGTGCGCGACAAGTGTTGATTCTACATTCCCGTTACCTAACGCGATGGCTTGATCCGTTAAACTCAACGCATCACGCATGCTGCCATCAGCCGCATGGGAAATCATGCCGAGCGCTCTTGGCTCGGATGAAACACTCTCTTGGGCTAGAATATAGTCCAATTGCTGATGGATAGTATCAACACTGATCGGTTTCAGATGAAACTGTAAACAGCGTGACAAAATGGTGACTGGAAGCTTTTGAGGATCGGTCGTCGCCAATATAAACTTCACATACTCAGGCGGCTCTTCAAGAGTTTTGAGTAAGGCATTAAAGCTGTGGCGAGAAAGCATATGAACTTCATCGATAAGATAAATCTTAAAGCGCCCACGTGCGGGTTTATATTGAACGTTATCAAGAAGATCACGAGTATCTTCCACTTTAGTACGCGAGGCGGCATCAATTTCTAGTAAATCAACGAATCGACCTTCATCAATCTCTTTACACGTATCGCACTCACCACATGGTGTGGCTGTAATGCCCGTCTCGCAATTGAGTCCTTTAGCGAACAAACGCCCTATGGATGTTTTACCGACGCCACGAGTTCCACTCAGCAAATACGCATGGTGCAAACGGTTTTGTGTTAACGCATTTTCTAACGCCGTTAAAACGTGTGCCTGGCCCACAACTTCATTAAATTTAGTCGGTCGCCACTTTCGTGCTAAAGCAAGATAACTCATCAATTCTTCCAAATAACCAGATTAATGGCCTTCAAATTCGCAAATGCTATAAACATCGAGATTCAATGCCGCTAAACGTTTCTCACCACCAATTTCCGGTAGATTGATAACAAACGCAGCGTGTTCAACAATGCCGCCTAAACGACGAATCAATATCGTTGTCGCTTCAATGGTACCGCCAGTCGCCAGTAGGTCATCCACCATCAGAACTTTGTCGCCATCGGAAATCGCGTCAGTGTGAATTTCCAGTGTATCAGTACCGTACTCTAGCTCGTATGATTGACTGATGGTTGCGCGAGGAAGCTTGCCTGGTTTACGCACAGGAACAAACGCAACACCCAACTCTAGAGCAAGAGGAGCACCGAATAAAAAGCCACGAGCTTCCGTACCTACAATTTTGGTGAATCCCATATCTTTGTATTTTTCGACCAACAGCTGAATCGTTGCACGATAAGCTTGTGCATCTTCCATTAGGCTGGTTACGTCACGAAATAAGATGCCTTTCTTTGGGTAGTCAGGAATACTTTTGATACTAGATTTGATCAGTGAAATTGTTTCGGTCGTCATAATTCAACTTTCTTTCGATTGGCAAATTCACCCAAAAGTGCGTTCATTTGGGCGTATCGGCATTGATTACAGTGCAACAAATAGCACAGCCTGTTGCGATAAAAAACAAAATGCCCACTTCATGAGTAGGCCAATGTAATTTTAGTGGGTTTCTTTATTATCAGCAACCGACTCTATCACAGGTAAACGGATAAACCACGCTAACAGGACAAACATGAATATCAACAGCGCGGCATTTAACCAAACGTGCGGAATGACCCAAATAGAGAACGAAAAGCTGAGCACTATCATTACCGCTCCTCGTTGTTTGACTTTCAATGTGACACCACGATGTTGGTGCCAATGGGTCAGTATTGGGCCGAGAGTAGGATGGCCGTGTAACCATTGATGAAAACGGGGGCTGCTGCGCATAAAGCAGGCGCTAGCAAGCAATACAAATGGAGTGGTCGGGAGAAGAGGAAGTAAAATGCCTAATAGGCCTAAAAATAAACTCAAGCCACCAACAATATTGAGGAAGATACGACGAATATTGATGGTGAGCTCCGACAATAGCTAAATAGCTAGTAACTAAGTAACTAAGTAACTAAGTAACTAAGTAACTAAGTATGCTATGGAAAATAACTGCGCTATAGAAAAACTGCGCTGCAGAAATCCTAAAACACCGCGTAACCATTAACCACGCGAATCCAAGTCAAGATCATTGGAAGCAAAGGAATGGATAAGACTGCGATAAATCCGAGGAAGTAGAAGATATTATAAGGTTCTTGAAAGTCGTTGTCTGCCATGATTTTACTACTCTAGTGTGAAAGTTATCTTTATCGCTCTAGGTCATAACAACGTTGAAATATTGCTAAGTAAATGAGCGTTTTTTGTTGTTCGCGAACTATAACTCATCACAAAAGAGATAAATACCAACAAAAACTAGGGTTTTTGTTGGTATTTTAATCACTTAAAATTGTCTTTCTTGCTCAAGACTTCACGCCTTTCTACTTGAGTATTCTACGGACCTTATGCATTGGCTCCTTGATAAATATCTAGGGCAAAACTACTCACACC
Coding sequences within it:
- a CDS encoding YbaY family lipoprotein, with the translated sequence MKKALLVIMSIIFGAALVGCQSSEKQVDSSHVESITGTVSYRERIALPENALVTVTLQDVSLADAPAVVIAKHRFETNGSQVPFNFDLAYDSNKIQQRHTYSVSARIEVDGKLRFITDTRYSVITDMNRTQNVDLRLISVRAN
- the tesB gene encoding acyl-CoA thioesterase II — encoded protein: MSNALKELLSLLQLEKLEEGLFRGQSENLGLPQVYGGQVIGQALSASRYTVPSDRTVHSFHSYFLYPGDPEKPIIYDVENLRDGKSFSTRRVKAIQNGRPIFYLTASYHGDEPGFEHQNTMPEVLGPENYVSETELAAQVEHLLPEKLKKIFCGDKAIEVRPVTIVNPLNPKKEEPKQYLWMKANGDMPDSQLIHQYLLAYASDWGFLVTALHPHEVSLMTPKFQVATIDHSIWFHRPFKMDEWLLFAIDSPTACNTRGLVRGEIYNRQGHLVASAVQEGVMRFTQ
- a CDS encoding Lrp/AsnC family transcriptional regulator, with the translated sequence MKLDEIDKRLLRLLQADGTISLNDLAESVNLTSTPCWKRLKKLEEAGVIEKRVALLNPERLGLSFTAFVMIKTSDHSHEWYRHFVETAVEFPEVMEFYRMAGEYDYMLKVLVKDMKCFDEFYKRLVNSVDGLSDVTSTFAMEPLKYTTALPI
- a CDS encoding PLP-dependent cysteine synthase family protein, with the protein product MCTDHNWINNAIRKIEADFQRSADTHLIKLELPSIEGIDVYLKDESTHPTGSLKHRLARSLFLYAICNGWVGPKTTIIESSSGSTAVSEAYFARLLGLPFIAVMPKSTAVKKIEQIEFYGGKAHLVDRSDEIYAESYRLAKELDGHYMDQFTYAERATDWRGNNNIANSIFSQMEREDHPIPDWVVMSPGTGGTSATIGRFIRYQQHNTKLCVVDPENSVFHDYFKTGDATIKGDCGSKIEGIGRPRVEPSFIPGVVDEMRTIPDAASVATAHWLENILGRKAGASTGTNLYGVLQLASEMKKRGETGSIVTLLCDSGERYLDTYYDEKWVADNIGDLRPYLDKLDTFSETGHLD
- the recR gene encoding recombination mediator RecR: MRTSHMLEHLMEALRCLPGVGPKSAQRMAFHLLQRDRKGGLQLADALSQAMTEIGHCTECRTFTEEEVCHICSNPKRQANGLLCVVESPADIAAVEATGQFSGRYFVLMGHLSPLDGIGPSDIGLDMLDFRLRQKDITEVILATNPTVEGEATAQYIAELCREHQVSASRIAHGVPVGGELELVDGTTLSHSLLGRHKL
- a CDS encoding YbaB/EbfC family nucleoid-associated protein, with the translated sequence MFGKGGMGNMMKQAQQMQERMQKLQEEIASMEVTGEAGAGLVKVTITGSHSTRRVEIDESLMEDDKEMLEDLIAAAFNDAARRVEETQKEKMASVTGGMQLPPGMKMPF
- the dnaX gene encoding DNA polymerase III subunit gamma/tau encodes the protein MSYLALARKWRPTKFNEVVGQAHVLTALENALTQNRLHHAYLLSGTRGVGKTSIGRLFAKGLNCETGITATPCGECDTCKEIDEGRFVDLLEIDAASRTKVEDTRDLLDNVQYKPARGRFKIYLIDEVHMLSRHSFNALLKTLEEPPEYVKFILATTDPQKLPVTILSRCLQFHLKPISVDTIHQQLDYILAQESVSSEPRALGMISHAADGSMRDALSLTDQAIALGNGNVESTLVAHMLGTLDTDQAMHLLEAISHKQPKMAMDCIEKLAENGVEWDGLLQQLAAQLHRMAMYQALPVTLDKEQPDAEKVELLSQALSPQDIQLYYQIVLKGRSDLAHAPSARMGLEMIVLRMLAFRPATVTGTNRISTQLSDAPVAAQNQPQHSAAIDSSRAPMASTSMDSDPMATTAMATAQKTATPMTNQPTQQPAAENGVVNRGGMNSGVAGSELTPSSYDQYDRASHGYMPEEEAPYVPQEHRVHSRTQQMDSELPQAAQSEVIPPQTPVNPEPTKTASSPLSGLRHQLRSQRQGLKSAPNASKDQPTGSPRTTLQVQDSRPKKPRAASAKSETVLDRVAKKHSGTAPVSLSSHSSLIEGTDNAQASGDEPYQWKASKPIAPKQDNGLTPTQIKAALEHIKTPEMVDRLMSESIEQSEWAALIQKLETAKLVEQLALNSSYRQEGNTVNLTLRSAQAHLNTERACQELQQALSRVKGNECQLVVEVGESGETPLELREKLYQGKLQQAFDSLAADNNVQFIEKRFAATLDRDSVRPI
- the apt gene encoding adenine phosphoribosyltransferase, with amino-acid sequence MTTETISLIKSSIKSIPDYPKKGILFRDVTSLMEDAQAYRATIQLLVEKYKDMGFTKIVGTEARGFLFGAPLALELGVAFVPVRKPGKLPRATISQSYELEYGTDTLEIHTDAISDGDKVLMVDDLLATGGTIEATTILIRRLGGIVEHAAFVINLPEIGGEKRLAALNLDVYSICEFEGH
- a CDS encoding YbaN family protein — encoded protein: MSELTINIRRIFLNIVGGLSLFLGLLGILLPLLPTTPFVLLASACFMRSSPRFHQWLHGHPTLGPILTHWHQHRGVTLKVKQRGAVMIVLSFSFSIWVIPHVWLNAALLIFMFVLLAWFIRLPVIESVADNKETH